The Acomys russatus chromosome X, mAcoRus1.1, whole genome shotgun sequence genome segment cggggagcagggagcgcagtgccagggccttgcggctgggcggttagtaagactggctctgcagaggtCTGGCAGCTGCTCAAGGAACCAAATCTTTCCGCCGGGGTATGTTGgacccctcacactctgggtcagcaattagacactgcaaacacgacccatccacgtctcgtctcccgataatgtgagagtgcctgccttgctcaggccaggatctcccacTGGGCTCACTCTTTGGGAaacagggagcgcagggccagctcagctggtctctcgtTTGGGGAGCAGGGAACGcaggccagggccttgcggcttgGCGGTTAGTAAGACTGGTGCTGCAGCACTCTGTCGGCTGCTGGTGGCACCAAATCTTCCCGCCGGGGTATGTTATTCCTTTCAGACTCTAGGACAGCATTTAGACTCTGCAGacacgacccatccacttctcatctcccgataatgtgtgagtgcctgccttgctcgggccaggatctccagccgGGCTCTCTCGtgcggggagcagggagcggggAGTGGGGAGcggagcgtaggaccagtgccttgtggctgggtaggaacaatagggttgcagagctctggcggaagcccgcggaaccaggtcttcccgcagggctaataagttcagctatagctctaggtaAGACCCAAGTCTCTCGaagggtctgtggaagcagttcaagctgatttctcagtgCCGCTGCTTGCAGgatcagtccgctgtgattggtgttaagtttggccccggatggccagcgagctgtagttCCACTATAAcggtctctgttgggtcccgccgcctgtgttttcagtcagcCTAGGCGGATGACCTGTGCaatttggggtggtgtggaaggaggaatcctagggcagattcaccctcttcactgagactcctctggccggggactctggaaaaacccctccccaaacagcgagtctgggctttatatacaggctgcagtttgcatgtggattccgtttcagagtttggggagtgcgtttagcacctccgggatgttgcttgacccagggcggtaggccccctgtttggtctgcggcctttggggccccactcacctacagttctcaaagtccagcaatctgttgctcctcttatgtctctggtctccacggagtagatcagatatgtggcttaatggtcggcgccatcttggaatcggatttcttttaatttaaaaatagtgaatttgagggaaaatgggaaaagatgGTAActaaaatacatgtaataaagtTAAATACTCTGAAAGACCAAATGtaacttgaaagaaagaaagagaagaataaaagaaaatacacctACCATTAAATAGTAAAGAAATGACTAAAAAGGTAACTAACATCTTGAATTGATTGTGTTAGAATTTCAGGCTGTTATGTTTTTATCACCAGGCTACCACCCTCAGCATTTAGTTGAGAATATGTTTCCTGCTCAACAGATTTTGCAAATTAAATCCATGAGCTCTacctattaattattttttctgtttgattATAATAAGTGCTGTATAAGCTTTTCAGAGCCACATGTGATATTCATTTACTGCAATGGCTATCACCAGGCTCTACCTTGGAGGAATAGTGTACTGGGTTTGATTGGCTTTTCAAGCTGTGCCTAATTACTGGTCTCTTGTCTGAAAAACTTTTAGTGGATACACATTCCTGACCAAGGCTAAAGAGGTCTAGAGAAGTATATTTCATGCTATTTAAAGAAGTATGAATTTTAATCAGAAGCCAAATACCAGCCACCCTATAAAAATGATACTAGAGCAACTCTGTGGAGATGTTCAGCTCCAAATTTCAAAGACTTTTATTTCAACAAGAAAAATGCaatgaatttttataaataattaaaagttgaTCAAAATCTATAAAATAGTCTTCAAATTATAATCTGTACTAATGCCCTTATTTAGAACACTCCATATAGAtgtgtaatatatgtatgtatagatagcCAGTATCTCCTCTTTATGAAATAAGGAACTCTTAGGCTTCTCATGAAGGTCATGTGGGCCAcgatctttttaattttaaatttggcTGCAACTGAAGAACTCATTCATGAGGAAATATAATTGGCAACTAAAGTAGTGTGGTTCTATTTGTGAACTTCATTGCTCACTGATTCTATTGAAGGATTCTTTGGCTTTAATATACTCTCTTAAAAAGGTAGCTGTGAAATTGAATTAAGTCAAGCCATCTGGGACTTGTGATATAAGCTGAAAAGAATACCATTTTAAGACTCAGTGAACATCACAGAATCTTATACTGTAATGCTCAGAGAAGTGTTGCAGAGTAAGCAATGTCCTCTGGAGGTGCATAAAAGTCATGTATAATATAGCATAGCCAGCTATAGAGTCCTTTATTAAAGTTACAATATAGGGATCAGCAGCAATAAAGATTTGTACATTATTTACAGTAATGTATATTGTTTTGTACTAGTGATTCACAGTGGCTTTAGACATCATGAAAAAGCATCAAATTTAGGGGATACCAAGGTAAATTTACAggacagaaagatgaaaagagCAATGCATATAAATAGCCATATTTTCTTCTTAACTAAGAGTGTGTTTCCTTACATGTGTATTTATAGCTTTATTTGCCTTGTAAAACTGTAGATATGAGAATGAAGTCGAAAAGTCTTAGTATGCCTATCCTTATGTTCagtgatttattaatttaattaccTCCAGTATTTTTTAgatagacatgtgtgtgtgtgtgtgtgtgtgtgtgtgtgtgtgtgtgtgtgtgtgtgtgtttattgttcaTGTGGAGCCCATGGGCCTACTTTTCAACTTCATTTTGcataaaaaaaaagcagcatcACAAAGTGTTATTTAGCTCAAATCTTTTGCACAAATAACTAAAGAATTAAATTACTGGTCTAGAGCAGAAGACTAATTGTGTATGCTATATCTTCATATTCTTGTTATTTGATCTCAGGTTTATCACTTAGTGGCAACaagttttttaaattgttcttatCTTTCTGTAACTTATTTCTAATTTGGTTTATAGGTTTACCAGGAATGTCTactataattaataaattaaataaataaaaatagccatttaAAAAGATGCATATTCCACTGGAAATAATTTGAGTTTTATAGGCTAAAGATCTCAACAAATGGAGAAGGAAGAATAAATTCTACAAGAAAGATATAAAaacgagggctggagagatagctcagatgttaagagcagcaactgctcttccagaggtcctgagttcaattcccagcaaccacatggatctcacaaccatttataatgtgatctgatgtgtactgtatacaaaataaataaacaaatcttttaaaaagtattttaaaaaatgaaacacttTATGACACATCATACTCTGATGTGCCtgagtatttaaaatgttttctctctgCACCCCATTCCTATTTTCTCTATCTAGTAAACTTTTACTTATATTTGGGCCTTAGTTCTGAATCCTTTAATTAGTAAGGTATGGCTCTGTGATTTGGTCCTGTGGAAATTTGTATTTCATGGTTCATGAAAACTACaagattttcatgtttttctgttaATTATCTTTACCCTGAAAATTGCCATAGGTACTtgtgactttattattatttaatataaatgaaagaattgatatcttttataataaaaagttaTTGATAAAGTGATAATTAACTTTAAGATATTCATCTATGAAAAGTGACTAAGTATCACAGGAAAAGGCTAAATCTGCCAATGTTTTAATtgtattaaagaaataataaacaataagtaTAGCTACATTTCAATGTGGCTGAATAGAATATATTCTTGACATGATTTACTAATTAAAATTTACCTTATGTAGACAGGTTTTAATAGTATTTCTATtacttatttgaaaatttcatacaaagTAGTAGGACTTCAACTTTTCCaatctcctcccagatctaccAACTTGTCTTTCAATTCTCTACCCAGACAACttttagttttcttcatttttgactTAAACACATTGAATCCAACTAGTGTTCGTTGACTGGCTACTCTTTGGTGTGAGGCCTGCGCAGAAGTGTGGTCAACATACTAGGAGTTACACTACTAAAGAAAGCTGCTAAGAGATTGAAAGTCAACTCTTaaatgccaatagctccttagGTAGTCCTGGTATTTCATGTCTATCTCTTTACTACAAGCTTTGATTTTGCATGCTTTGAGCTTGCTGAgatatgatttttatataattataataaataataaatgacattcataataaaatatagatttttatattacataatatttaaactataataaagtaataatatatgcataaaatgaTAGATATAATTTTACTGATTTGAAATGTGGTAGGATGGAAACTGGACAACCTTGGAAAGTCATGTTTAAAAGCAAGGAGAATAGTAAATACATTTGGAAATAACATTCCATATTTCCACAAGCACAATTTCTAGTCACACAAAATCAAGTCTTTTGCAGGAAAACTTCATTATAGATACAGGTTCTTAAGTTACTTTGAATAAGTAGATACAGCATTTTAACTATGAATTGTTGTAATCTTaactccattttccccttagctCAGAAACAAAATGATTGTCCATTAATATTTTGAAGGGGCATCATCATTGTATTGTTACTATCCCTACTAGGCCACCATTTATAGAAACATAAGAGCTGAAACTGAAACTCATGTTCtttcacatatattaaaaatatccaGTCATTTCAGTCTTGTCATATTGCAAGAGAATTTCTCAGAATAAattgtatgtaattttatttatttcttttaaaaggacattGTTTTCCATTTAGTTCATCTGTTCAGGCTTTTGACTTCTAAGTTTTTACTTTTGTGGTGTCTTCAGAGCTTCTTTCTCTTATTGATGGCTTGTAGTTTCTATCCTGCAAATGGTTTCTTTGGCCATggtgatattttaatttattttcaataatgtcTGAGTACTTTTTGTGACggcaaaagagagaagagagagagagacagagagagagacagagagagagagagaggcagagagagagagagagaagcatgtcCAGACCATatcttgaaattaaaaatctatatatatattccacTGATTTTGAAGTTCATtcactttgattttctttctgttccatttatttttttgatatgGGCTCTCAGTTTAACAAATATGTACATCCAAAGCAATTCTTCTATTTATGTTTTGAGAGTTGTGCTTCAGAAGTTCCAGTGTATATAAATGGTTCACATTCACCatggtttttattattcttttcacaTGTGAATAAACACTAATCACTCACTGGTGAAAACTCCAGTGGATAGACTCATAACTATTATCTTAAGGCaggaaataattatataatacatttctatggaaattacaataaaatttgccatttttttctacaaaaatgtCCCATTTTTTAGTTGCATACACATTCCACCTGTGTTTTTGCTCGAATATGAAGGGAAAAGCTTTGGGTATCATTTAGGCATGCttagcatctgtttggatctgtaTCAAAACTATTTTAGTACAGAGGTAATAGTTATAGCTCCTTATCACAACCATGATTTCCGTACTCTCAGATGTTGTAATAATTTTGGGACAAGATTTGCTGATATTTTGTTAAAcaagtctctttaaaaataaaataagtacttTAGTGACAGCTAATGATTCTCATCCAGAAACCAACTTGATTGCTACACATACTATTTTAAAACttgagatattcttttttttgttgttctttattagttatttttgaatttcacatcatgtgtactaatcccactcatctcttcCACACCCCCATACCAAATCTCCACCTTTGCAACCACCTCCTgatgagagggggaaaaaatctcatCGTGGAAACTGtactgtgtcccacagtatacatTTTATCTACACTTCTTTACTTATAACTGTTTGTGGCATTGACTTTTTCTAGtgcaaggcttctggcttctgcttctctgcAAGGAAACATTTTTCTGGATCAATGAAATTTCAATAACAGGCAACACTGAGTTTCTTAGTTTTGCTTGATATCACTACTTGACTAAATCAAATTAGCTCCTTGTTATTTCAATGGGTCCTCTACTTTAAGACAGTAGTACTATCACATCTTTCTTTATTACTCAAACTTCATTGTACTTTTGTGCTTCTCTCTAAATTCCCATATGCATTTTGTGACTTGACTGTTCTTATAATCCAGAATTAATAAAGACCAAAATTTGGTATTGCTCTTATTACTCCTTTATTTCCACTGTGATAATTCATTATCTGAGGTAAACAGCAAAATTACAGAGACGAACAGTTATATCATATTAGCCCTTGAAGAATTCTAACATGTACAATTACATAAAAGGGAATAAACTAGTCTTCCTGAAAAATGAACATTACTGGGAATATCTTCTTTGCAATGTAATAGTAAGAATACAAAACTGGAGTCACCTCGGTACAGCTTAGGCTTGCTGTGCGAGTCGGACTGGTCTAGCCCCACCCTGCTCTGTGCTACGACTTGGCTTTTCTGTCAAGATGCCTGAGGAAGTGCACcatggagaggaagaggtggagacCTTTGCCTTTCAGGCAGAAATCGCTCAGCTCATGTCCCTCATCATCAATACTTTCTACTTAAACCAGGAAATTTTTCTCCGTGAATTGATCTCTAATGCTTCTGATGCCTTGGACAAGATTCTTGACAGATCCTTCCAAGTTGGACAGTGGCAAAGAGCTGAAAATTGATATCATCCCTAACCCTCAGGAGTGCACTCTGACTTTGGTGGACACAGGCATTGGCATGACCAAGGCTTACCTCATAAATAACTTGGGAACAATTGCTAAGTCTGGCACAAAAGCCTTCATGGAGGCTCCCCAGGCTGGTGCAGACATCTCCATGATCAGGCAGTTTGGTGTTGGATTCTACTCTGCCTATCtggtggcagaaaaagtgatcgTGATCACTAAGCACAATGATGACAAGCAGTACGCCTGGGTGTCCTCTGCTGGTGGCTCCTTCACAGTCTGTGCAGACCATGGTGAGCCCATTGATCAGGGTACCAAGGTGATCCTTCACCTCAAAGAAAACCAGACAGAGTACTTAGAAGAGAGGAAGATCAAGGAAGTGGTGAAGAAGCATTTCCAGTTCATAGGCTACCCCATCACACTCTATTTGGAGAAAGAATGGGAGAAAGAGATCAGTGATGATGAGctagaggaagagaaaagtgagaaagaggaggaagataaAGATGATGAGGAGAGGCCTAAGTTTGAAGATGTGGGATCAGATGAGGAGGATGACAGTGGCAaagacaacaacaagaagaagacaaggaagatTAAGGAGAAATACATTGATCATGAAAAATTGAATAAGATGATGCCTATTTGGACCAGAAACCCTAATGACATCACTCAGGAGGAATATGGTGAATTCTATAAGAACCTCACCAATGACTGGGAAGACCACTTGGCAGTCAAGCACTTCTCTGTAGAAGATCAGTCGGAGTTCAGGGCACTGCTCTTTATTCCTCGGCAAGCTCCCTTTGACCTTTttgagaacaagaagaagaacaacatcAGACTGTATGTCCACCGTGTGTTCATCACGGACAGCTGCAATGAGCTGATCCCTTAGTACCTCAACTTTATCCGTGGTGTGGTTGACTCTGAGGACTTGCCCCTGAACATCTCCCGGGAAATGCTCCAGCAGAGCAAGATCCTGAAAGTCATCCACAAAAACATTGTCAAGAAGTGCCTTGAGCTCTTCTCTGAGTGGGCTGAAGACAAAGAGAACAACAAGAAGTTTTATGAGGCATTCTCCAAGAATTTAAAGCTTGGAACCCATGAAGATTCCACTAATCATAGCCACCTCTCTGAGCTCCTCCGCTATCACACCTCCCAGTCTGGAGCTGAGATGACTTCCCTGTCAGAGTATGTGTCTCGCATGAAGAAGACACAGAAGCCCATCTACTATATCACTGGTGAAATCAAAGAGCAGGTGGCCAACTCTGCCTTTGTGGAGCGTGTGCGGAAACACGGCTTTGAGGTGGTGTACATGACTGAGCCTATTGACGAGTACTGCATGCAGCAGCTCAAGGAGTTTGATGGAAGAGCCTGGTCTCGGTGACTAAGGACAGCCTGGAGGTaccagaggatgaggaagagaagaaaaaaatggaagagagcAAGGCAAAGTTTGAGAATATCTGTAAGCTCATGAAGGAGATCTTGGATAAGAAGGTTGAAAAGGTGACAATCTCCAATAGGCTTGTCTCTTCACCCTGCTGCATTGTGACAAGCACCGATGGCTGGACAGCCAACATAGAGCAGATCATGAAGGCCCAGGCACTGAGAGACAACTCTACAATGGGCTACATGATGGCCAAAAAACACCTAGAGATCAATCCTGACCACCCCATTGTGGAGACCCTGtggcagaaggctgaggcagacaaAAATGACAAAGCAGTCAAGGACCTGGTGGTGCTGCTGTTTGaaactgctctgctctcctctggtTTCTCACTTGAGGATCCCCAAACCCACTCCAACTGCATCTACCTCATGATTAAGCTAGGCTTGGGCATTGATGAAGATGAGGTGACAGCAGAGGAGCCCAGTGCTGCTGTTCCTGATGAGATCCCCCTACTTGAGGGTGATGAGGATGCCTCTAGCATGGAAGAAGTAGACCAAAGACCCCCCAGGAAGCCTATGCCCTCTGTATAGTTGCCCTAGCAGCCTTGGCCCACCTGGCTCTCTGCTCTCATGTCAAGAAGAATCTCTTCCATCCTGTCCTTGTGTCTTAAGGCAGGAAAATCCTCTCCCACAGAATAGCAGGGTTGGGTATTGTgtattgtggttttttgttttgttttattttgttctgaaattaaaagtatgcaaaataaagaagatgcagtttaaaaaaaaagaatacaaaactgtttaaaaaaaaagaatacagaaatgaatataaatttaatCCAACCACTAATGTTGTGCTATAGCATAGAAATAAACCAAATTATACATTCTAAAGGAAACAAGTGTAATTTGATATTTAAGTGTTTGAATTTATGTCATAAGAATTATTAGAGGACTATCTGGAGTTTAATAGGAAGacaaaatgtgttttgtgttATAGTGGTGGTCTAAATTGCTTCTAAACTTAGATTTCTCTTCATCTTTCATAGTATAGTGGGGATTTCAAGTTGTTAAAGTGGTaggaacatttttttcccccaaagcttGACCATGTTAGTGAGGAAAGTCATTGCCTGACTTTTCAGATAGGGAAATGATATAAGTTCGTTTCTGATATGCTTTGAACAAGCATCTATACAGTTAGACTAGCAATTACAACTGCTACACTGGACAGCACAAGaggatactttatatttttaattcactggaaaGCAGATACAAACTTTTAGCCAATATTGGTGGTGAAAAGACttccagaatatttattttagtttgctCTGTGTTTATTCATTGCTCCCCTCTTCCTAGGGACCATCAACGTCCTTTCACCCTAAATGCATCTTGAATGCAGGTTACTATTCTCCTCTCAGTGCCTCCCTGACTTcgcctccatttcccttcaggaaaaagcaggcctcccaggaatatcaaacaaacacagcaaaacaaaatataataagactaGGCAAATATTCTAATATCTACCTttgatgaggcaacccagtagaaggaaaaagagtccaaaaaaaaaaaaaaaggcaaaaagtcAGAGATGCCCTTACTTCTACTAttgggagtcccacaaaaacactaagccaaacaaccaaaacacattTGCAGAGGACCCTGTGTAGACCTACACCACTCCATTTTAGTTGATACAGTATCTTTGatcccctatgagccctgcttattTGATTCTGTTGTTTTGGACATCACTGGCTCCTATAATCTGTTTTCTCATATTTGCTGACATTTgctaagctctgcctaatgtttggctatggggcTCTGCATATGCCCCATCAGCTCCAGCTGAAGTTTATAGGATGATGTATGGCTAGGCAAcaatctatgagtacagcagaatatcattaaaaatcatttcactgaCTTCTTTGttagttgtgtttggttctactcTATGTCTCTGGGCCTTCTAGTGtcccacttcctgttcctggTCATACAGGCAGTGTCATACGTAGGATCCGTCTAGTGGCTTGGACCTCAAGTTATATCAATAATTGCTTGGTCAATTCCACAAGCTCTAAGCCACCATCACCACAGCATACCTTTCAGGCAGGGCAGGATGTAGGTAGAAGATTTTGTGAAAGAGTTGGTGTTTCAGTGTCATCACTGGAAGCCTTCCTAGTTagagaagatggctggttcaTGCTGTAATTCcttcattactaggagtcctcttTAGTGTTAGTCTCATAGTTTCCAGGAAGTTTTACCTACACTAGGTTTTCATATTGCCTCATAAATGCCCCTATTTCAATAATCTTTCCCTTCATATCTCCCTCCCAACCTGAACCCTCCAGTTCTCATGTCTGCCTAGCTTCAGAatacccacaaaatctattctattacCCTTTCTCATGGAGATCCATGGATCCTCTCCTTGAGCTCTCCTTATAACTTAgcctctttaggtctgtggattgttgcATGACTATGCTTTACTTAACTGATAGTattcactcataagtgagtatctaccatgtttgtctttttgggtttgggATTCTTtgctcaggattttttttctagttccatctgtttttCAACAAATTTTATGttgtcattaaaagaaaataaagctactATTCTTCTGTTTTATAATATCTAactttccaatttctggctattacgaagaAAGTATagatgaacatggttgaacaagtgtccttgtgttatgatgaagcatcttttgggtatattcccaggagtagtataCTTGGATCTTTGAGGCAGACCATACTCAATTTTCTGAATAACTGCCATACTGATTTTTATAGTGGCAgtataagtttgtactcccatcagcaatgaaagaGTCTTCCTTTTGCTCCACATCCTCCAAAGCATAAGCTGTCATTTGTATTATTGATCTCAGTCATCCTGACAGGTGTAAGAAGgcatctcagagttattttgatttccatttccctgatggctaaggatgttgtacatttctttaagtgtttcttagccatttgcaATTCCACAATCAAGAATTCTGTGTTTAAATCTGTAACTTATTTTAAcaggattatttgatttgttgatgtctagtttattaggctctttatatattttgactaTTAGCTCTCTTGGATGTGGAGTTGGTGGAAATCTTTTCCCGCACTATGGGCTCCCACTTTGTCTgaatgacaatgtcctttgccttacagaagctttcaggatcatttgttgaagagtcttttgtttttcctttgtgtgtttcttgcttctttataaaaaaccagatgttcataggtgtgtggatttatgtctgggtcttcaaacTGATTCTAAACTTGTGATTATTTATGATTAACTCTTATCCTATTAATTATCACAGATAATATAATTCCCACTGAATAGTcaaaagatatttattaaatttgATGGAAGCATAAAAGTACACTAAATTTTATGCTTAATTCTACCTCTCAGGGATGATATTGTTAGCATCTCATATGGCAGCCATGTCATAATAAAGCAGGAAAACATTAACCTAAATAAAGTGAGTTATAGGTCCTTAAAAGAATGGATCAtcatttataaaaggaaacagCATGGACAGTTGGCACAAAGGGTATGTGCACTAATGCAGGAAACTCCTCTCGTGAGAATGAGTATGTCTTGAAGTCTCTTACATTGGCTGCCAAAACTGTagatataaaatgtaattattctttttatttttaatttgttcatttacatcctgattatagccccatCCCTCTTTGCATCCCAATCATATCCTCCCTCTCTGGTACCCTCTAACTCATTCCCTTAGTCCTCATaaaggggagccctctttccctaacatctgacctcagcctatcaagcctTATttagactgcctgtatcctcttc includes the following:
- the LOC127185329 gene encoding LOW QUALITY PROTEIN: heat shock protein HSP 90-beta-like (The sequence of the model RefSeq protein was modified relative to this genomic sequence to represent the inferred CDS: inserted 3 bases in 2 codons; substituted 1 base at 1 genomic stop codon), producing MPEEVHHGEEEVETFAFQAEIAQLMSLIINTFYLNQEIFLRELISNASDALDKIXLTDPSKLDSGKELKIDIIPNPQECTLTLVDTGIGMTKAYLINNLGTIAKSGTKAFMEAPQAGADISMIRQFGVGFYSAYLVAEKVIVITKHNDDKQYAWVSSAGGSFTVCADHGEPIDQGTKVILHLKENQTEYLEERKIKEVVKKHFQFIGYPITLYLEKEWEKEISDDELEEEKSEKEEEDKDDEERPKFEDVGSDEEDDSGKDNNKKKTRKIKEKYIDHEKLNKMMPIWTRNPNDITQEEYGEFYKNLTNDWEDHLAVKHFSVEDQSEFRALLFIPRQAPFDLFENKKKNNIRLYVHRVFITDSCNELIPXYLNFIRGVVDSEDLPLNISREMLQQSKILKVIHKNIVKKCLELFSEWAEDKENNKKFYEAFSKNLKLGTHEDSTNHSHLSELLRYHTSQSGAEMTSLSEYVSRMKKTQKPIYYITGEIKEQVANSAFVERVRKHGFEVVYMTEPIDEYCMQQLKEFDGRXLVSVTKDSLEVPEDEEEKKKMEESKAKFENICKLMKEILDKKVEKVTISNRLVSSPCCIVTSTDGWTANIEQIMKAQALRDNSTMGYMMAKKHLEINPDHPIVETLWQKAEADKNDKAVKDLVVLLFETALLSSGFSLEDPQTHSNCIYLMIKLGLGIDEDEVTAEEPSAAVPDEIPLLEGDEDASSMEEVDQRPPRKPMPSV